In a single window of the Streptomyces sp. NBC_00285 genome:
- a CDS encoding SAM-dependent methyltransferase → MTEIDTSVPHSARIWNYWLGGKDNYPVDEAAGDAYTAVFPGIVTIARSSRAFLGRSIRYLVEEAGIRQFLDVGTGLPTVDNTHEVAQRSAPESKIVYVDNDPLVLAHARALLTSTPEGVTAYEDLTLYEPEKILEAASRTLDLTRPTALILSGLLGHVADYDVARDLVRRLLAGLPSGSHLCVNDGSRGTDPDYEQAQDAYNETGAVPYFLRPVDRIEAFFEGLDLVDPGVVSVPLWRPEGEGTPAPIGQHGGVGRKP, encoded by the coding sequence ATGACGGAGATCGACACCTCGGTGCCGCATTCGGCCCGGATCTGGAACTACTGGCTCGGTGGCAAGGACAACTACCCCGTGGACGAGGCGGCCGGTGACGCGTACACCGCCGTCTTCCCCGGCATCGTCACGATCGCCCGCAGCAGCCGGGCCTTTCTCGGCCGCAGCATCCGGTATCTGGTCGAGGAGGCGGGCATCCGCCAGTTCCTCGACGTCGGCACCGGGCTGCCCACGGTCGACAACACCCACGAGGTCGCCCAGCGCAGCGCCCCCGAATCGAAGATCGTCTACGTCGACAACGACCCGCTGGTCCTCGCCCACGCCCGCGCCCTGCTCACCTCCACCCCGGAGGGTGTGACGGCGTACGAGGACCTGACCCTCTACGAGCCCGAGAAGATCCTCGAAGCGGCCTCCCGCACCCTGGACCTGACCCGTCCCACGGCCCTGATCCTCAGCGGCCTGCTGGGCCATGTCGCCGACTACGACGTGGCCCGGGACCTGGTCCGCCGTCTGCTGGCGGGCCTGCCCTCGGGCAGCCACCTCTGTGTCAACGACGGCTCCCGCGGCACCGACCCGGACTACGAACAGGCCCAGGACGCCTACAACGAGACCGGCGCGGTCCCCTACTTCCTGCGGCCGGTCGACAGGATCGAGGCGTTCTTCGAGGGCCTGGACCTGGTGGACCCGGGTGTGGTGTCCGTCCCGCTGTGGCGTCCCGAGGGCGAGGGGACACCCGCGCCGATCGGCCAGCACGGCGGCGTGGGCCGCAAGCCGTAG
- a CDS encoding TauD/TfdA dioxygenase family protein: protein MSGIEIRKVTARIGAHISGVDLTKPLDGETATALRDALNAHKALVFSDVNLDDAGQQAFARHFGDLTTAHPTVPSIDGAPNVLPVDSEGGRAANNWHTDVTFVLNPPQASTLRSLTIPPYGGETLIANAAAAYRDLPEPLRQLADNLWAEHTNDYDYAVPDETLDEEQASRRAQFTSITYRTAHPVVRVHPLTGERGLFIGGFAQRIVGLSAGESRTLLGLLQSYVTRPENLLRHRWSENQLVLFDNRITQHYAVDNYDGLPRRLHRVTVAGDVPVGIEGKESYSIQGDASHYTAVAA, encoded by the coding sequence ATGTCCGGTATCGAGATCCGCAAGGTCACCGCCCGCATCGGCGCCCACATCTCCGGCGTCGACCTCACCAAGCCCCTCGACGGGGAGACGGCCACCGCACTGCGCGACGCCCTCAACGCCCACAAGGCGCTGGTCTTCAGCGACGTGAACCTCGACGACGCGGGCCAGCAGGCCTTCGCCCGGCACTTCGGCGACCTCACCACCGCCCACCCGACCGTGCCCTCGATCGACGGCGCCCCGAACGTCCTGCCCGTCGACAGCGAGGGCGGCCGGGCCGCCAACAACTGGCACACCGACGTCACCTTCGTCCTCAACCCGCCGCAGGCCAGCACCCTGCGCAGCCTGACGATCCCGCCGTACGGCGGCGAGACGCTGATCGCCAACGCGGCGGCCGCCTACCGCGATCTGCCGGAGCCCCTGCGGCAGTTGGCCGACAACCTGTGGGCCGAGCACACCAACGACTACGACTACGCCGTGCCGGACGAGACGCTGGACGAGGAACAGGCCTCCCGGCGCGCCCAGTTCACCTCGATCACCTACCGCACGGCCCATCCGGTGGTCCGGGTCCACCCGTTGACCGGTGAACGCGGGCTGTTCATCGGCGGGTTCGCGCAGCGGATCGTGGGCCTGTCGGCGGGCGAGTCGCGCACGCTGCTCGGCCTGCTCCAGTCGTACGTCACCCGGCCGGAGAACCTGCTGCGGCACCGCTGGTCCGAGAACCAGCTCGTCCTGTTCGACAACCGCATCACCCAGCACTACGCCGTCGACAACTACGACGGTCTGCCGCGCCGGCTGCACCGGGTGACCGTCGCCGGGGACGTGCCGGTGGGCATCGAGGGCAAGGAGAGCTACTCGATCCAGGGCGACGCCTCGCACTACACGGCCGTCGCGGCGTAG
- a CDS encoding superoxide dismutase, with protein sequence MPVYTLPELPYDYSALAPVISPEIIELHHDKHHAAYVKGANDTLEQLAEARDKESWGAVNGLEKNLAFHLSGHILHSIYWHNMTGDGGGEPLEADGLGELADAIAESFGSYAGFKAQLTKAAATTQGSGWGVLAFEPLSGRLIVEQVYDHQGNVGQGSTPILVFDAWEHAFYLQYRNQKVDFIDAMWAVVNWQDVARRHEAAKSRADVLLLAP encoded by the coding sequence ATGCCCGTCTACACGCTGCCCGAGCTGCCCTACGACTACTCCGCGCTCGCGCCCGTGATCAGCCCCGAGATCATCGAGCTGCATCACGACAAGCACCACGCCGCCTATGTGAAGGGTGCCAACGACACCCTGGAGCAGTTGGCGGAGGCGCGTGACAAGGAGTCGTGGGGCGCGGTCAACGGGCTGGAGAAGAACCTGGCCTTTCACCTCTCCGGGCACATCCTGCACTCGATCTACTGGCACAACATGACCGGTGACGGCGGCGGCGAACCCCTGGAGGCCGACGGGCTGGGCGAGTTGGCGGACGCGATCGCCGAGTCCTTCGGCTCCTACGCCGGCTTCAAGGCGCAGCTCACCAAGGCCGCCGCCACCACCCAGGGTTCAGGCTGGGGCGTCCTCGCCTTCGAGCCCCTCAGCGGGCGGCTGATCGTCGAGCAGGTCTACGACCACCAGGGCAACGTCGGCCAGGGCTCCACCCCGATCCTGGTCTTCGACGCCTGGGAGCACGCCTTCTACCTGCAGTACCGCAACCAGAAGGTCGACTTCATCGACGCCATGTGGGCCGTCGTCAACTGGCAGGACGTGGCCCGGCGTCACGAGGCCGCCAAGTCCCGTGCGGATGTGCTGCTGTTGGCGCCCTGA